The Melanotaenia boesemani isolate fMelBoe1 chromosome 8, fMelBoe1.pri, whole genome shotgun sequence DNA window CAGACATGTatgaatgtgaaataaaaatactgcaGAATAATCAGCaatgagagggaaaaaatgtacattttctaaATTGGCAGATGCTATCCAAAGCAATTTAAAAGTGACAAGATTCAGGCTTCAGTATGAATTTTGAAGTagacttaaattaaaaatgacgACAAAGAAAGGtttaagttttctgttttcatatttttacttaTCTTCACATGAGATTAGATTCAAAAGGTTATAGATTCAAAACAGTATAGATTCAAAACAGTATAGACTGAGGTTTGTTCTGGTTGCCTCAACTCTGGCCTGGTGGGGGCAGTAGCGTTTTAAGTATGAGCAAGGACTGCTGTTTTTGCTAAATTATGCACCTTTGAACTAATTTATAAAGATGTAACAAAAGCAAATGACTTTATAATGTCAGTGTACACTATAGAGTTGACTTTAATTCGACATGTCcttttaaaaatttctaaaGGTGCTTCAGGTCCACTCTGGTAAGGTTTGgagtgggtaaaaaaaaaaatacaaattttgaACAAAATGCTTGTTAATTGTTGAGCTTACCACGGCTAGTATTTTGACCCACTAAACTAAGAAACAAAGAGATTGGTGAAAAAGTTTTGATGTTACAGGATAAATTTATGAATTGACCTTGAGATTTGTAGTGGTGTATCGATCCCGGGATCTATTGTGGGTTTTAGCTGATgaagcaacaaaacaaagaaaatagcaAGAAAGAAGTCAAGGCAGTCAAAGCAAGCAGTACAATGGTCATGCCTTTACACTCAAGCCGCATGAGTAATGTTGGAAGCAGTAAGAATGACTGGATATGCTTCCTGTATAAAATTCCTGCATAAAAAACATCATAGCCGTGCTGTATTGTGGTATAGTACAAAGCTGTTGTAGaacgttttgttttttcttgtcattttgagaAGCGTTCTCCATCATGCCTGATAAATACCGTAGACATACCGGTCCATATATAGTAGCTTCCCATTTTTGATTACTAACCATATAATGTTTggcagaaagaaatgttttatttatcttaatgTCATTTATACACATTGACGAGTTTCtgaatttaatttttgtgaAAATTAAGTATACCAAACAACTTCCCATTGATAAAGTTTACCTTTAATTATTATGAAAGCATTCCTACGTCCCAGTTGGCAGTTGCTCAGCACTGACCAAAGCAGTGTTACTACATAAGATGTGTCATTCAATTTTTGAAGCCATGTATCCAGTGATCTTGGATACATTGATATTATAATGTTAAACATAgcttatgttttattatttattttcacattatgGCTGAATGATTTGGTTGATTATAAAGTTTTAGGTTAAAAATCCCCAAACAATAGCTGTTTTCCCTCTCTTAAATGTGAATACTTGCAGCACATTTAGATCTGGGGGTATTTCAATAgtgatatttgttattttacttgTAATTAAAAACTTAGAGATGTTTTCTGAATGCAGGCTAAAGTAAAGATTCTTAGTCTGTATTTGAGGTATTTCACATCTAAATTGGAAAACCAGTTCATTTATTACatatctgtaaaaataattttcttaagCGCTCACATGCAGAAGAACAGgtttaaaggctgttttataGACAAACTTggggtctgtttttttttttctctaagtaAGTAAATATGTGGAATGAATTCAAATAGAAAAGTGTTGCTGTGAACCCACCACATGTAGTCAAACGAGctcttaaataaattaagtaggTGACCCTTAGTccaaaaaacagctaaattccATCAGAGACACAAGATTACAAATCCCAAAATTCCAGTTTGATTCACTGTGagatgagggggaaaaaaattatggCTAATAAAGACTGTAGTTGATCCTTTGTAGACAAACACTCTCCAGGATGCAGCCATGTGATCATCCCAGTCTGGTATAAAGAGAATACCAGACATAGAGTGCATAGATACAGGGTTAATCAAAGGCTTAAACCATTTATAAGTCTCAAGAATAATGAGACCTGATTtgaatttacttaaaaaaaatcaggaaaagtTATGAAACTTgtttggacaaaagaaaaatgatcctTTACCTGAATAATGAGAAGAATTAAGTGTAGAGAAGGTTTCAAACCTTATGATCCAAATCATACAGCATTCCCCTTTAATACACGGAGCTCTTGCAATCATATTGGCATGCATGACTTCTAATAGCACTTGGTCTGTAGTGTTTATTGATTATGTAATGGAGCATAGAAACACTGGATAACTTAATTACGGCCATACTATTCTCAAATTATTCCAAATAGAGCAAAACTGACTGAATAGTTTCATGAGAAAGACTGTCAGTGATTCTCAACCTGGGAAATTTCTGATGGTTGTGGAGAAAAATTGAATAATATAAAATCTTTTCACATTTCAGATTGAATAGTGGTTTATTCATTGTATCACCTGTAGCAGTGATATAGTTTGTGTTGAATAAATTTTAATAAGCAGTTTGTGAACGTCGAGGTTTGCATGTATGATTCTTCGATGAGGGAGAGGTTTTGTGAGCAGCAGCTAGATTTTTCTGAGGGGTTGTAACTCAAACAGGTTGGGAAGCACCAATTTAAAACATACTTGGAAAGCCACAGAGAAGTATCAGAAGGCAGAGAAGTAGAATACTATGCAACAGCTTAGTCAATCGCCTGATCTCAACTTGACCAAGCTATGTTTCACCGGTGAAAACTAAATTATAAGCAGAAAGACTCAGGCttattttgctttattgttTCATATGGTTAGTAATCAACTGTATTCTCTGATACACCATTTCAGGTCTTGGTTTCCATCAGCACACCactatcatgtttttatttttttttattttattttatttatttatttattttatttttatttatttttttgcgaCCAATACAAGTTAAAACTAAATGATTATCACACAAAGATGTTAGGATTAAGACTGGGTTGattgcatttttattaaaatctcttcttatctttttttctgatttggtCTCTGAACATTCGGATATCCCTTTTAATCCCAAAGTCGATCAGTATTTCAATTAGACATTGATCTAGCACTGATTTCAACTGTGATTATGCTTTTTTATGTAGCGTTCAAGTCAAAGGATCAATGTAAATTGGTTCACTGAAATAGCCCACCATAGCTAGCCAACCCCATCAGTCACGTGGCACAGGGTGCAGCGACGTCATCAGGGTAGAGATTTGTGAGGAATAAGCAGACAGAAGCAAAGAGCCCCGAAGGTGCAGCAGTTTGTTACCATTTGCATCGTAcctgctgtctttttttcccgGTCAGACAGAGAACAGAGTATCTGTTCTACATTTTAGAGACCCAAATGCCCGGTCCCACCCAAGCCCTTTCCCCAAATGGAGAGAATAACAACGACATCGTCCCGGACAACGGAACCAACATCATTCCTTACAGGAAAAATACAGTGCGGGGAGAGCGCGCCTACAGGTAAACTAGTGTAATGCCGCATTTGATATACTAGAGGAAAAAGGATCATAAGACACACACTGCTGCAAAAAGAAACATACAGTTTGGCCTTCTCCTCCTCGACGTCTCTTGCTTTGCAGCGATCCGCTATTTTTTCCCTGCTGTCTCCCAGTGTCATGTCATGTTAGCTCAGCGAATCCGACACTATGGCGTAAATCGCCCTCAAGTTAGCTTAAAATCATAACATGCTATATAAGACTCCAGATTTCTGCTGGGAGcggtaaaatattaaatgtatgAATGCGCAGTTGCACAGGGACATTTTTGGGGGGTGGGTCGATACTGACCAGCTTGTCAAATGACAGGAATACAGAAACAGCGGCTGCTGCTACTAGAACATTCCCATATCGTGACATGACACTCTGCAGATACTGAACAGTCCCCTCTGTGAACATTAAAGGGCGCTTAGCAATGCTTGAGTGTGTGAAACACATACGACCTGCTGCACAAGCCTAATTTCCCCCGGCTGAATTCAGGTATCAACCTAGCCCGGGTGCTGGCTGGCTACCTCTGCCAGGCTAACAAAGCATGCTAACAGCACCACATACATCCGCTTTGTTGACATGAGATGGGTTGGCCCAGTTTCCTTCCTTCCCAGAGGATCAGTCAGTCAAGGCTTCGCTGCTGCAGAGCTGTAAACCCCTAATTTAAACACCGGAAGACTGTTATTCCTCATACCCAGGTGTCGGCTAGTGGACGTTGATGATCATTATAGGCTTGATTTAATATCATTTTATGTACATCTGTAAAACAACCAGAGGGATGTGTTAATGCAGCTGCCCTGCTGATGCCTGAAATGATTTgtttgcaaatatatatatatatatatatatattgcacatTATTATGCTGTACCTGTAATGTTTGAACAGTTGCAGATTGGATGGTAAAGAACTTCTTTCCATAAACACATAATTTCCTGTCTATCTAGTTAAAAAGAAGACACACATGCTAAGAGAAAGCCAAAGCAAGATGATATGTGacaatttaaaggaaaaacctTTAGACCAGTATTTTTTGTTaaggcatttatttatttgacatcaGACTGTAAACCACTGCTAAATTGTTCTTGTTTGTCAACTTGACAATGCTGTGGCCTTTATACTCATATCTCAGCTCAGCTGAATGCCTGTGAAGATTTTGGACCAAACCTTAgaataatgctttttttttttttttggaaaagtgGTATTCCACCGCTTCATCAGAGGTCCAGggactgttttcatttgtcaccTGTTTGTTGTTTCGGTTCTCTTAGAAAATGTGTTGGACACACTTTAAACACAGCCCTTTCTCTAGTTTCTAAGATGACTTGTTAAACTGGAAGCTTTTGTTAGGTATTATGTGGACATTTTGTGTAACTACCTAATCTGTGGCTTACGGAGCAAAGTTTGAGTTTCTTAATATATTGTTTGCACATTTTATGGGGGGGTGAAGCCCCAAATTCCACCAATTTGCAACCATTTGAGAAAGGTGCTTTTTTTCTAAACTAGCATATCAACGAGGGCTGGGCGATAtaaaccaaatcttatatctcaatattttttacctgaagtACGATATaaatcaatatattttttttgtcaagtaaccaaagagacagctctgatttactgccttcgatgctaaatacacttttattaaggatcggcagcacatgtgcattaaaacagttgactgaaattaaagtagctttacattaaataaaatactcctaaaacaaaatgaatgaaaaatacttttcaatgaccataacaaaaatacagctgtacaaaatacaaaagaaaagatgtttcatactcaaaacaagctatcttgatataaacgatattcccttcttctatattgcgtctgattAAGtctcaatatatttgaaaatctcaataTATTGACCAGCCCTAATATCAACTGTTTCTATTTACCAAATgagaaaagctaaataaaacaagctCCAAACAAGGTTTTGAAATATGTTTTCCTCAGAGGCAAAATGGATCAATTCTGTTTGTTTAGGTCTTTCACTAACGGATATAAAGATCTTTAAATATGACAACTGCTAACAAATGTGTATGTTGAGATACTTTGAGGTATTCCTTTAAATAGGATGAACTTGTAACACTTGGTTTGTAGTCTGGTTTATGTTTTTACCATTAGGCCATCGTTTTGTGTTGTGGGTGTATTTAGATCTGACTAGGttaataaagattatttttataataatcattTAGTAGTGATGGTCATTCTGTGAAATATTAGCTTGAATAGATGCCTAATTCTTAGATTTAAAACAAGAACTTTGATCCTGTTTGAATGAGTAACCTGGTCACTGTGGTCAGTCCTGCTTCCCTACAGCAAGGAtggctttttattttagcaCATGGACTTCTTTGCAAATCTGTCGCGACATCGTTAATAATGATAACTTTGAATGGATACAGCGTTTAACATTCAAACCGTAGGACATAGGACATTTGCTATAGCtgcattgtttttgttattgattGCTGTCATTTTTCTATTGCAGTTGGGGGATGGCGGTCAACGTATATTCTACCTCAATAACCCAGGAGACTATGAGCAGGCATGACATAACTGCCTGGGTTAACGATATTCTCTGTCTAAACTATACAAAAGTGGAGCAGCTCTCCTCAGGTGAGAACAGATTGACccctttaagaaaaaagaagaaaaaacattgcTCTCATCTCTCTCATCTCTTGCTCCTCTTCTGCATCTGTTTGAAATGGGAAGCATGCCTTAGATATGATATTTCTGCCTGTAAAGCATTGCAGATAATTTTCTTTGTAAGCTGGCAGTTATAGCAACCTGTGGAAACATGCTCACCTCTCCATGGCAGAGCGTTGTCTATAAATAAACCCCTAGCCTGCCGTGTTCTCCTTCTGCAACCAAGTAATCCAATTTCAATCACTCCTTGcctacacaagcacacacacatgcacagcctTCCTTTTCTTAACATGCATGCTAATTGTTTAATCACTTCTTAAGTACTCTCTTGTTAGGTTTCAATGGGATTTGTCTTAGATTGAGCCGTTGTCCTCTTTTGAAAACGGTTTAATGTGTAACTTGGTATCCCTTCATTTTAGCCATGCAAAGAATGTCTATAAACATATTTCTTGGAAAGTTGATGAGTGATGCAGATGTGAAAAAAAGctcctttttttgtcatttttaaagcagGTATGATAAATTTTAGACTGTAGCCAGACTCAGTTACTTATGATGCATCACTTCATTTCATCAGGAGCTGCCTACTGCCAGTTCATGGATCTGCTCTTTCCTGGCTGCATCAGTCTcaaaaaggtcaagtttcaaGCTAAATTGGAGCACGAGTACATACACAATTTCAAATTGTTGCAGGCATCTTTCAAAAGGATGAATGTGGACAAGGTGGGTCTCCTTAATGTAACTTTAATCTGAACTGATGTTTGCTTGTTGTggcttatttatttctattctttttttgttcagaTTATTCCTGTGGAGAAACTGgttaaaggcagatttcaggaCAATCTTGATTTCATTCAGTGGTTTAAGAAATTCTTTGATGCCAATTATGATGGTAAAGAGTATGATCCTGTTGAAGCCAGACAGGGTCAGGATGCCATTCCTCCACCTGACCCTGGTGAGCAAATCTTCAACCTGCCAAAAAAGTCTCACCATGCAGCCAGCTCCCCAACTGCAGGTAAGCTTCAACAGACAATGAAGTTTGCCAATAAACATCCAGatttttgtgatttcttttgacatgtttttaactttattgtaaGTGTCCAAACAGAGTGTTAACATTCATGTTTATATCAAATCCTGAaactttatgtaaatgtaatttgacttatttaaataaaataaacctttcaTGTGTTGCAGGAGCATCAAGGTCAAGCTCTGTTACTCCCAAGTCTTCAACGCCAACAGCAAGACCCTCGTCAGCCAAAAAGATCCCCATGTCAACTCCTGCCAAAGGAGAGAAAGAACTGGAAGCACAAGTTACAGATCTTACTGAGCAGGTATGCTTAAAAAATACTTAATACATTAATTGCCTTTTGTGAGTCCATGATTTCCTCTTCCCTCTATTTTATGGATTTAGCTTATATAGCTGGTTGTGAGTGCACAGGAGATGGAGTATCTGTTCCACATACAAAGGGAGCTGGTCTAAAACAGTTCACTGCAAACTCACTTAATTGGCAAGACCAATGATGTGTTTTCCGATCTCTATCAAATGATCATACTACAAAATTGAAAATATACtaagaaataaatgcataaaagaaaacaaaaagagcttATATTAAGTAAAAATTCAACATAATTTTCTTGCTCAGAATAAAAGAAAGTAACCACTGCTTGATTATCAGTGCTCATGTGACATGAATTAACCAAGCTGGTTTCACTGCATCAGAGTAGTTGTTTCCGGTTTCTCTTTCACAATAGTGACGACAAGAAAGCTGTGAGAGCTTCAGGAATGCCATCACCAAAAACACCGGTCCAAAAGCGACCCTCTTGACACTTTTAAATGACATGAAGAAGTTTCACAATCACAAAAATCTGAAGGTGCTTAGGTGAAACTCTGGGAGCACGTAGTGTGACCCAAATTATACAGAATCGAAGTTCTCAAAAACCTAGGACAGACATCCAAATCCTATTGGGATTTCTGTTGGGAATCAAATCCCTCCTGTGTGTTTACATTCAGCGGGACTCATGTAAAGCATAAGACAATCAGTACAGCAAGATTCATAATAAAACTACTTTTGTCACAAATTTCCTTTGGGGtttgtaattgtgttaaaattgtaaatagccaaaaaaaaaaaaaacaagcttacGGTATACTACACGACTGGTTGGATTGTAGAATGCACATCATTAAGTGGATCTAATGCAGTTCTTCCACTCTGAGATCCAACATGATTAAGTATTGTCAGCCTGTATTTCTGGCTGCATCAAATTAGAGCAGAACACATAAAATCGAAGCCAAGGACAAAGTTAGCCAGAGTTTGTTCATGCAGCAAGATCACCAGCCAGAAAACATGGCCAACAAGCAGTTACATTTTATAATGATTTTAACCTTTGTTGAGCAGCAATTAGGGGTAGTTTAACGACagaataaacagataaatagatGGTCTGggcagtttttttcccccaaataaTCTCTAGTTCAGGGGTGGCcgacgtcggtcctcgagagccacaatcctgcaggttttacatgcatccctgcaggtgtgttggtgcaggaatgcatggaaaacatgcaggattgtggctcttgaggaccgacgtgtGCCACCCCTGCTCTAGTCTATAAAGTACAGTCAACTTATTGGTCAAGCATGACTTTGTCTTGCTCTTCTGTCAGTTTATCCGAGCTGTTCTTCTTCTCCGCCTGTTGTCCAGCTGATCTTGTGGCGACTTATCTGGTGACCAAAGTTCAGACCGCTTTGCATGTTTGATGCTTCAGGTGGGTCTTGGCTCTTCTTTTCAGGTAAACACATTAAAGTTGGCACTGGAAGGAGTGGAAAAGGAACGGGACTACTACTTCAGCAAGCTGCGAGAAGTGGAGCTGCTGTGCCAGGAACAGGGTGAAGAAAACGCCCCGTTCGTCGATCGGCTAATGGAGGTTCTTTATGCCTCAGATGAACAGGTCAGCCTGTGACTCCACATTCTTGTTGGAATTGTTGCTGGTGGAGAAATTTGTGAGATTCATTGTGTGGTTGGTGGAGATAAgaattttgtctttgtgtgtgtaatcACATGCTTGCCTCACACTATAGTACGTgttaaaaaatcctttttttttttttttttccttttcctttttaggATCGAGCTGAACTGGCGGAGGGTGACGGACAAGAAGTAGACCAGCAAGCCCAGGAGGAGGCACCAGATGATCAGcaggaggaacaggatgaataCTGACTGCCATCATCCTTCACCGCAGTTACACCCCTCTTTTTAATCTGTGAGAACTTTGAAaggactttatttttttcctcatggtataattttttttctctctctaagACTGAGCACATGAAGCAACCTCCTGAGTAGAAGTACCGTCAcaggcttttattttattttattattattttgttttttttatccctcTGCTCACTGTTCGATGTTTTTTGTGACTTTTGGTGAACTGCTGTGGCAGGTTTGTGGTGATGACCCCCACTAGCAGATGAGCTCAGACCATCATGAAGTTTCCAAGGACTGTGTAGCTGGAAAGTCAATTCAAATCCTACAGTAAACGTGGTGAAATGCTGAAGTTCAGACAGGTATCTGTTACCTCTCTGAACTAAATGTTAATCTTCAagcttttgtccttttttttgtatttttatttttcaatttttgcATATCAATTGTAATCACAAGAATGCAATAAGCAAAAGCCCTGAAAGGGCTCATAGTAGCTCTTATTTAACCTCCTTCCATATGTTGCACTGACATTGACTCTGTATTGGACAATCTGTCCACAGATccttttcatatttattattattaagccTTAGGAATAGTGCTGAAATCTACATGTCCTTATAAATTTGGACAATACAGTCAAATTTTGAATGAAATGTAGTAAAATGGCAACTTACGAGTAGTTGACAACAGTCTTCACAAATACAAGATTATAGAAAATCAGTATACTGATCAGTGTGCTACTTGCACCATACTACTTGGTTTAGTGGTAGAGGTTTACTTGCCATAAAGCATAGGGAAGGAAGAATAATTATTGTGGATTAGTCTAGTCTTATGACAAgaagcattttaatttttcatcttCTGCTGGAGCTCGTggtctgttcagttttgtaatttttttttcttgaagcgctttttatgttttaaaccACAGGTCTTAGGGAGATGAGTCAGTTCACTGAGCAATTGCCTCACTATATTCCAGTAAGTACATTGTATACCCATTCTTAATATTGCATTTACTAATATTGAACTGGGCAATGCACCACAATGCTTTAGTTATATATTATTGTGTAAATGAAAAAGGAATGTAAACACGTACTGTCAAATAATTAATGAATGGTGTTCTTTTTCTTGTCCCACTCATTATGCATTCCCCAAAAAATCGTGttgcatgtttgcattttatttgtgaatAACTTGACCtgctttttacatatttaataaaaaaa harbors:
- the mapre2 gene encoding microtubule-associated protein RP/EB family member 2 isoform X1 gives rise to the protein MPGPTQALSPNGENNNDIVPDNGTNIIPYRKNTVRGERAYSWGMAVNVYSTSITQETMSRHDITAWVNDILCLNYTKVEQLSSGAAYCQFMDLLFPGCISLKKVKFQAKLEHEYIHNFKLLQASFKRMNVDKIIPVEKLVKGRFQDNLDFIQWFKKFFDANYDGKEYDPVEARQGQDAIPPPDPGEQIFNLPKKSHHAASSPTAGASRSSSVTPKSSTPTARPSSAKKIPMSTPAKGEKELEAQVTDLTEQVNTLKLALEGVEKERDYYFSKLREVELLCQEQGEENAPFVDRLMEVLYASDEQDRAELAEGDGQEVDQQAQEEAPDDQQEEQDEY
- the mapre2 gene encoding microtubule-associated protein RP/EB family member 2 isoform X2 codes for the protein MAVNVYSTSITQETMSRHDITAWVNDILCLNYTKVEQLSSGAAYCQFMDLLFPGCISLKKVKFQAKLEHEYIHNFKLLQASFKRMNVDKIIPVEKLVKGRFQDNLDFIQWFKKFFDANYDGKEYDPVEARQGQDAIPPPDPGEQIFNLPKKSHHAASSPTAGASRSSSVTPKSSTPTARPSSAKKIPMSTPAKGEKELEAQVTDLTEQVNTLKLALEGVEKERDYYFSKLREVELLCQEQGEENAPFVDRLMEVLYASDEQDRAELAEGDGQEVDQQAQEEAPDDQQEEQDEY